The segment GGTGTGCCTGGGCAGCCTCCGCCCGCAGTCTGGGACAACGCTGGCTGCGCAATTGCAGGACCTGCACGCTCAACTCGACACCTTCTTGGCCGAGCATGGCTTTAAACCGGGCGACATCGTCAAAGAAAACATCTTTTTAAGCCAGCGCAGCGCCAAAGCCGCCAGTCGGCGTTTTATCAAGGCCTACCATGTCGGTCAGATGCCGACCACCAGCTTTATCATCCAGCCACCTGCAAATGGCGCGCATATCGCCATGGAAGTTCTTGCGATCAAGGGGGATAAGGTTCAGGTCGAGAGAGTTAGTGAAAACCTGACAGTGGTCCGGGATTCCAATTGCCGCTGGGCGTATGTTGGGGGCGTGGAACCCGCAAAGGGCATCACCGATACCTACGCGCAGGCGCTAAGCTGTTTCACGAGGATGCACCATCATCTGCAAAAGGCGGGGTTTCATTTCAACCAAGTGGTGCGCACTTGGATTTATGTGCGTGACATCGTGGCGTGTGACCAAGACGACCTTTCCAACGAGCACAAACAGCGTTATCAAATCCTTAATGATGCTCGCCGCCAGTTCTTTACCACCGGCAACGAGGGGCGTCCGTTTACTTTCCCGTACAATCTTCCTCCCGCTTCGACGGGCATTGGCATGACTGAGGGAAATTATGTCATGGAATGCCTGGCGCTGGATATGCCCCAGACCGCCATCGAGATTAATCCCCTGAACAATCCCGAACAGATTGACGCCCATGCTTACTCACAAGAGGTTTTGGAGCGCGGTGCGGCGGCCATCAAGGCGGCACCACTGTTCTCGCGCGGGATGAGCATCCGGATGGATTACAAGATGCTGCTCATCTCAGGAACCGCCTCCATCAAAGGCCAGGAGACCATTTGCCTGGATGATCCCGAGGGCCAAACCCGCACCACGCTGGAAAATATTGACCTGGTGCTGGGACAAGCCCAGGCGACGTTGCGGGATGTGCAGCAAATGCGGGTCTATATTAAGAACAGTTCACGGGCCGCCGAACTTTCCCAACGCATCGAGGTCATCCGCAGGGTGGTACTGGCGACCATGCCGAACATCCCGATCCTGTTCGTAGTGGCGGATGTCTGCCGGGATAACCTGTTGGTCGAGATCGAAGCGCTTTCATTTTTGAAGGCTCGTGTCGGCAAGACGAAAACCGGGCAATCAGCGACAAAATCGGCTTTGAAACGCGTGGTGTCGTCTCGCACAACCGGC is part of the Verrucomicrobiota bacterium genome and harbors:
- a CDS encoding RidA family protein, with the translated sequence MLATQKCQIPAETVARLKSNFSQNSTVRIPTSDAVGSTSRSPIEEQGNSRPATTIKPSLASCLHSFEAGESRVCLGSLRPQSGTTLAAQLQDLHAQLDTFLAEHGFKPGDIVKENIFLSQRSAKAASRRFIKAYHVGQMPTTSFIIQPPANGAHIAMEVLAIKGDKVQVERVSENLTVVRDSNCRWAYVGGVEPAKGITDTYAQALSCFTRMHHHLQKAGFHFNQVVRTWIYVRDIVACDQDDLSNEHKQRYQILNDARRQFFTTGNEGRPFTFPYNLPPASTGIGMTEGNYVMECLALDMPQTAIEINPLNNPEQIDAHAYSQEVLERGAAAIKAAPLFSRGMSIRMDYKMLLISGTASIKGQETICLDDPEGQTRTTLENIDLVLGQAQATLRDVQQMRVYIKNSSRAAELSQRIEVIRRVVLATMPNIPILFVVADVCRDNLLVEIEALSFLKARVGKTKTGQSATKSALKRVVSSRTTGRRTMPRRK